One Cytobacillus luteolus genomic window carries:
- a CDS encoding DUF4430 domain-containing protein, protein MKKLNTFLSFLVAFTLLFGSFHTTAFAQENKEESVTVIGSKETLVDLNAVADAEGSSAFDALVKAVGEANIEFTESQYGKMITSIQGVKAEGTFFWAFYVNGVGAQVGADSYILQDGDQLSFVYQDWTVATNNKAFLTVNGKEATPLKEATDVGFINNPTALDLLTVVLGHDKLETSVSEYGIMINGISGIAAEGTYYWAFYVNGEMASVGADSYKLKAGDQITFKYESWESATEKETTEDTVETPATPFDKNALGASVETAVAYVLANQVGEWEAIALKQAGKTVPASYLENVKTLVNEKQGKFARITDTERYALGILAAGENPTAFEGYNLIEAIYNGNVTKQGLNGVVYGLLALDSANFEVPANATWTREKLVNHLLENQNEDGGWSWDGSAKSDIDTTAMVLTALAGYQDQAEVKVHIDIAVEFLSAQYLAGKIDNSSTAAQVVIALSALGVDANGELFAKDRSSLIGFLLSFQNADGGFDWQGGDESDVFSTAQGFQAIVAYQLFVKGAGSLYSLPLSAADATPVVEEKDAPAAQGDGKPLPNTATDMYNYLTFGIILLLAGIALYVNERRRRTS, encoded by the coding sequence ATGAAAAAATTGAACACATTCTTGTCATTTCTTGTAGCATTTACTCTTTTGTTTGGAAGCTTCCATACAACAGCTTTTGCACAGGAAAATAAAGAAGAAAGCGTTACAGTTATCGGTAGTAAAGAAACACTCGTTGATTTAAATGCTGTTGCGGATGCTGAAGGCTCATCGGCGTTTGATGCACTAGTAAAAGCAGTCGGTGAAGCGAATATTGAATTTACTGAAAGCCAATATGGAAAAATGATCACCTCAATTCAAGGTGTTAAAGCTGAGGGGACTTTCTTCTGGGCATTCTATGTAAATGGTGTTGGAGCACAAGTTGGTGCAGATAGCTACATCCTACAAGATGGCGATCAACTAAGTTTTGTTTATCAAGACTGGACAGTGGCAACTAACAATAAAGCTTTTCTAACAGTTAATGGGAAAGAAGCTACCCCATTAAAAGAGGCGACAGACGTTGGCTTTATTAATAATCCAACTGCGCTTGACTTATTAACGGTTGTGCTTGGTCATGACAAACTTGAGACATCTGTTTCTGAATATGGAATAATGATCAATGGTATCTCTGGTATTGCAGCTGAAGGCACATACTACTGGGCTTTTTATGTAAACGGTGAAATGGCTTCTGTTGGAGCAGATAGCTACAAACTTAAAGCGGGAGATCAAATCACATTCAAGTATGAATCATGGGAATCAGCAACAGAAAAGGAAACAACTGAGGACACAGTAGAAACACCTGCTACTCCTTTTGATAAAAATGCACTAGGTGCTTCAGTTGAAACTGCAGTAGCTTATGTACTAGCAAATCAAGTAGGCGAATGGGAAGCAATTGCCTTAAAACAAGCAGGTAAAACGGTACCAGCTTCTTATTTAGAAAATGTAAAAACACTCGTAAATGAAAAGCAAGGAAAGTTTGCTAGAATCACAGATACAGAGCGCTACGCACTAGGTATTTTAGCAGCAGGAGAAAACCCAACAGCGTTTGAAGGTTATAACTTAATAGAAGCAATTTATAATGGTAATGTTACAAAGCAAGGTCTAAATGGCGTGGTTTATGGATTACTTGCATTAGATAGTGCAAACTTTGAGGTTCCTGCTAATGCTACATGGACACGTGAAAAACTAGTAAACCACCTTCTTGAAAATCAAAACGAAGATGGCGGCTGGTCATGGGATGGTAGTGCAAAAAGTGATATCGACACAACTGCTATGGTTTTAACGGCACTAGCAGGCTACCAAGACCAAGCTGAAGTAAAAGTTCACATCGACATCGCAGTTGAATTTTTATCTGCACAATACCTAGCTGGAAAAATTGATAACAGCTCTACAGCAGCACAAGTTGTTATTGCATTATCCGCTCTAGGAGTGGATGCAAATGGAGAATTGTTTGCAAAAGACCGAAGCAGCTTAATCGGCTTCTTACTATCCTTCCAAAATGCAGATGGCGGCTTTGACTGGCAAGGTGGAGATGAGAGTGATGTATTCTCAACAGCCCAAGGCTTCCAAGCAATCGTTGCTTACCAGCTTTTTGTAAAAGGAGCAGGCTCACTTTACAGCTTACCTTTATCAGCAGCAGATGCAACTCCTGTAGTTGAAGAAAAGGACGCACCAGCAGCTCAAGGCGATGGAAAACCATTACCTAACACAGCAACAGATATGTACAACTATTTAACATTTGGTATTATCCTATTATTAGCGGGTATTGCTCTTTACGTAAATGAGAGAAGAAGACGCACTTCTTAA
- a CDS encoding class D sortase — MKTKLSLLFMAGGLFFITLAASKLYTTSKVQTDTLLKATEHVASTQPLHKVDRTVIVENHDILGVLNLPSIGSTLPIVAGVSDDDLEKGVGHYTGTALPDQNDQVVLSGHRDTVFKRLGELKIGDEITVQMNYGTFTYVIEETFIVEADDRTVIKSTAPNEVLTITTCYPFNFVGNAPQRYIVNAKRKE, encoded by the coding sequence ATGAAAACAAAATTATCCCTCTTGTTTATGGCAGGAGGGCTCTTTTTTATAACCCTTGCAGCCAGCAAACTATACACCACATCCAAAGTACAAACTGACACACTTCTCAAGGCAACCGAACATGTTGCTTCAACACAACCTTTGCACAAGGTTGATCGAACAGTAATAGTTGAAAATCACGACATCCTGGGAGTTCTCAATCTCCCTTCTATTGGTTCAACTTTGCCAATTGTAGCTGGGGTGTCAGATGATGACCTTGAAAAAGGAGTAGGCCATTACACAGGAACGGCTCTACCTGACCAAAACGATCAAGTTGTTTTATCAGGCCACCGCGATACTGTGTTTAAGAGACTTGGAGAGTTAAAAATAGGTGACGAAATTACGGTTCAAATGAACTATGGAACCTTCACTTATGTGATTGAAGAAACCTTCATTGTGGAAGCGGATGACCGAACTGTGATTAAGTCAACAGCTCCAAACGAGGTACTCACCATTACAACCTGTTATCCATTTAACTTTGTCGGTAATGCACCACAACGTTATATTGTCAATGCAAAACGAAAAGAGTAG
- a CDS encoding DUF4430 domain-containing protein: MKMAKLVKLPTLILIIAMLVSGCGNNSETTKPIVEDTGKEDTIEVVENNVDSEAETESSDSKPETEVVEKSTEKPTDTTKPNDTDSTSESKNTTEPTTTAKKETPKQETTSQSKKEETKPKTPETKPKTTEATKPKPAEPPATKATITVIGPADVGTLINTTEVAFKDGDTILDVLLQIAKKAGIHVDYTGSGAMGYVVGIDNYYEFDYGPKSGWTCKLNGSTLSKSSDAIKVKEGDRIDWIYTENYSNDK; this comes from the coding sequence ATGAAAATGGCAAAACTAGTTAAACTACCTACCCTTATTTTAATAATAGCTATGTTAGTAAGTGGTTGTGGAAATAATTCAGAAACCACTAAACCAATAGTAGAAGATACAGGAAAAGAAGATACAATTGAAGTAGTTGAAAACAATGTAGATTCAGAAGCTGAGACGGAGTCTTCCGATTCTAAGCCTGAAACTGAAGTTGTTGAAAAAAGTACCGAAAAACCAACCGACACGACAAAACCGAACGATACCGATTCAACATCTGAATCGAAAAATACAACAGAACCAACCACTACGGCAAAAAAAGAAACACCAAAACAAGAAACAACCAGTCAGTCTAAAAAAGAAGAAACAAAACCGAAAACGCCAGAAACAAAACCAAAAACAACTGAAGCAACAAAACCTAAACCCGCAGAACCTCCTGCTACTAAAGCAACAATCACAGTGATAGGTCCAGCAGATGTGGGAACACTTATAAATACAACAGAGGTTGCCTTTAAAGATGGTGACACGATTTTAGATGTATTGTTACAAATTGCAAAAAAAGCAGGTATCCATGTTGACTATACAGGTAGCGGGGCAATGGGGTATGTCGTAGGAATTGATAATTATTACGAGTTTGATTATGGTCCGAAAAGTGGGTGGACTTGTAAGTTAAACGGCTCAACACTGTCAAAAAGCTCAGATGCAATCAAAGTTAAAGAAGGAGATCGAATTGACTGGATCTATACAGAAAACTATTCGAACGATAAGTAA
- a CDS encoding energy-coupling factor transporter transmembrane component T: MEHRFEQFHPTVIFLYYVGALSLLMLMLHPLFLAGGFIIVLLINVVQGHVEGLKRWGFLMLSMFVFILILTPLFNERGRHVLFEIGTHRVTLEAVTYGAMTAISIISVISLFISYNEVLTPNKLLFLFSKFLPQFAILLMLTLRFIPLMRRRLAEISAVQSSKGISVLHGHFKDKAKNGLLYVQVLLTYSLEEAIQTADSMKARGYGSGKRSTYEHFYFKKADRFAIAFLVSIFIIIFFWRLHSGYGFLTIYPRMERFQLSDLEMLSLVGYLIFVSFPLLVKGWGYVRWRILN, translated from the coding sequence ATGGAACATCGCTTTGAACAATTTCATCCGACTGTTATCTTTCTATATTATGTCGGAGCACTGTCCCTTTTAATGCTCATGTTGCACCCTCTGTTTTTAGCAGGGGGATTTATCATAGTGCTGTTAATTAATGTAGTCCAAGGTCACGTAGAGGGTTTAAAAAGATGGGGCTTCTTAATGCTTTCGATGTTCGTCTTCATCTTGATACTAACCCCTCTTTTTAATGAACGAGGAAGACACGTATTATTTGAAATCGGAACCCATCGTGTCACTCTTGAGGCTGTCACCTATGGAGCTATGACCGCCATATCCATTATTAGTGTAATTTCTCTATTCATTTCATACAATGAAGTGCTGACACCGAATAAATTACTCTTTTTATTTTCTAAATTTCTACCACAGTTTGCGATTTTGCTTATGCTCACACTCCGATTTATTCCTTTAATGAGGAGACGGCTGGCTGAAATATCAGCCGTTCAAAGTAGCAAAGGAATATCCGTGCTACACGGACACTTTAAGGATAAGGCAAAAAACGGATTGCTTTATGTTCAAGTGTTGCTCACTTATTCCTTGGAGGAAGCCATTCAAACAGCTGACTCGATGAAAGCAAGAGGCTATGGAAGTGGCAAACGCTCAACGTATGAGCATTTTTATTTTAAAAAAGCAGATAGGTTTGCCATTGCTTTCTTAGTTTCAATTTTCATCATAATCTTCTTTTGGAGACTTCATAGTGGGTATGGTTTTTTAACGATTTACCCAAGGATGGAGAGATTCCAATTATCAGACCTAGAGATGTTAAGTCTTGTAGGTTACCTTATTTTCGTAAGCTTTCCACTACTCGTTAAAGGATGGGGGTATGTTAGATGGCGTATATTGAACTAA
- a CDS encoding ABC transporter ATP-binding protein yields MAYIELNQVSFSYPDASSQALRDVSLTVEKGQFVVLFGASGSGKSTLLRLVKKEIQPHGKLSGTIHAEVKSPDVGFVFQDPENQVVADQVLHELVFGLENRGLSTNEMRNRVAEMVHFFDAEPLLHRKTHELSGGQKQQMNLASVLLMQPDVLLLDEPTAQLDPVSARGFLDMLVRLNEEFGMTIILAEHRLEEVFTGADKIVMMDNGQIVQEGNPRKVLKELWESPLKAYVPSIPSLFLELKGMGELPLTVKEGRCWAQQQVSTSKLTDSKTEVQPQSELMKLSTIYYQYDKKSELVLKEVDFSINKGEIYALLGGNGSGKSTLLKVLAGIYEPQRGKVLFEEKPLKSMKKKEARIGYLPQNPKLFFIHDTVEGEIQATMEQWGIKDRDEVEQILIDLGISHLCKSHPYDLSGGELQKAALACLLLRKPEILILDEPTKGLDPLSKGHLVQILQRLNQEGMTIMMSTHDVEFAAQYATKCGMMFQGKITAEDIPRNFFRGNFFYTTMLQRLFRSAPDASIVTFEEAVRACTLNKR; encoded by the coding sequence ATGGCGTATATTGAACTAAACCAAGTTTCTTTTTCATATCCAGATGCGTCGTCTCAAGCCCTTCGAGATGTTTCTTTAACTGTAGAAAAAGGCCAATTTGTGGTGTTATTCGGCGCTTCGGGTAGCGGGAAAAGTACACTTTTACGATTAGTAAAAAAAGAAATTCAACCACATGGCAAGTTATCTGGAACCATTCATGCCGAAGTGAAATCACCAGATGTTGGCTTTGTGTTTCAGGACCCTGAAAATCAAGTAGTTGCAGATCAAGTACTTCATGAACTCGTTTTTGGTCTAGAAAATCGTGGTCTATCTACAAATGAAATGAGAAACCGAGTAGCAGAAATGGTTCATTTTTTTGATGCAGAACCACTGTTACATCGTAAAACCCATGAACTTTCGGGTGGGCAAAAACAGCAAATGAACTTGGCATCGGTTCTTTTAATGCAGCCTGATGTTTTGCTATTAGATGAACCAACCGCTCAGCTAGATCCAGTTAGTGCCCGAGGATTTTTAGACATGCTTGTTCGACTCAATGAAGAATTCGGAATGACGATTATCCTTGCTGAGCACCGGTTAGAGGAAGTTTTTACAGGCGCAGATAAGATTGTGATGATGGACAATGGACAGATTGTACAAGAAGGAAATCCTCGTAAAGTCTTGAAAGAACTTTGGGAGTCTCCTTTAAAAGCTTATGTACCGAGCATACCTTCCTTATTTTTAGAGCTAAAAGGAATGGGAGAACTTCCTTTGACGGTGAAAGAAGGAAGATGCTGGGCACAGCAGCAGGTATCAACATCTAAATTGACTGATTCCAAAACGGAAGTACAACCCCAAAGTGAATTAATGAAATTGAGTACTATCTATTATCAATATGATAAAAAAAGTGAACTCGTATTAAAGGAAGTTGACTTTTCGATAAATAAAGGAGAAATCTACGCACTCCTCGGTGGGAATGGATCTGGAAAATCAACCTTATTAAAGGTGCTCGCAGGTATATATGAACCACAGCGGGGAAAGGTGCTTTTTGAAGAAAAGCCGTTAAAATCTATGAAAAAGAAAGAGGCTCGAATCGGATACCTGCCACAAAATCCAAAACTCTTCTTTATCCATGACACAGTTGAAGGTGAGATTCAGGCAACCATGGAACAATGGGGCATAAAGGATCGTGATGAGGTTGAACAAATATTAATAGATTTAGGCATCTCTCATCTCTGTAAAAGTCATCCATATGATTTAAGTGGAGGCGAACTACAGAAAGCGGCTCTTGCTTGTTTGCTTTTACGAAAACCTGAGATTCTCATTTTAGACGAACCAACAAAGGGACTTGATCCTCTTTCTAAAGGACACTTAGTGCAGATTTTACAGAGACTAAATCAGGAAGGCATGACCATTATGATGTCCACACATGATGTGGAATTCGCCGCCCAATATGCAACGAAATGTGGGATGATGTTTCAAGGGAAGATTACAGCTGAAGATATACCAAGAAACTTCTTCAGAGGGAATTTCTTTTACACAACCATGCTACAACGTCTATTCCGCTCAGCACCTGATGCTTCGATCGTAACGTTTGAGGAGGCTGTTAGAGCATGTACCTTAAACAAAAGATAG
- a CDS encoding ECF transporter S component — protein MYLKQKIGMVGLIVGIVTLLVLAILWEDYYLYLSFGIVVAAILLLLVRFEARKVEASELVLLAVLAAIAAVSRVPFAGIPSVQPTTFVIMMAGFVFGAESGFMIGAVAALASNMILGQGPWTPFQMVAWGLVGLTAGLLRNRKFMQVTWGKALFGIVWGFIFGAIMNFWGLAAFIQSGTGIDIKLLITYFAGSALFDAMHAVSNVIFLLLFGGIWLKILTRFKRKYGLLE, from the coding sequence ATGTACCTTAAACAAAAGATAGGGATGGTTGGCCTCATAGTTGGGATTGTTACGTTGTTAGTTCTAGCCATTTTATGGGAGGATTATTATTTATATCTGAGCTTTGGTATTGTTGTCGCAGCCATTCTACTACTTTTAGTAAGATTTGAAGCTAGAAAGGTAGAAGCAAGTGAGTTAGTTTTACTAGCCGTTCTCGCAGCCATAGCAGCAGTTAGCCGTGTGCCTTTCGCAGGAATACCTAGTGTGCAACCAACGACCTTTGTGATTATGATGGCTGGTTTTGTGTTTGGGGCGGAGAGTGGATTTATGATCGGTGCAGTTGCAGCTTTAGCCTCTAATATGATACTCGGACAAGGTCCGTGGACTCCCTTTCAAATGGTTGCATGGGGCTTAGTAGGACTAACTGCAGGGCTACTTCGAAACAGGAAGTTTATGCAAGTTACTTGGGGTAAGGCACTCTTTGGTATTGTATGGGGCTTTATATTTGGTGCAATCATGAACTTCTGGGGATTGGCCGCCTTTATACAATCTGGAACAGGAATTGACATAAAGCTACTAATTACCTATTTTGCTGGTAGTGCCTTATTTGATGCAATGCATGCCGTTTCAAATGTAATATTCCTACTATTATTTGGTGGCATATGGCTTAAAATATTAACTCGATTTAAAAGAAAATATGGCTTGTTGGAGTAG
- a CDS encoding S8 family serine peptidase, which yields MVSKKRSTLFKTVTGTITTALLASSLAFSGASAQTTNYEFGSQDFTIAFKSQSVPSDFNAFMNSLGAKVETELNSIGVVQVEVAGNPTKFLKSTLSHKEVLTVTPSIEMPLDLPDVEAEEMGTVGTAMPELPTLAKEDSIWGTSYQWDIQRVTNNGASHEISSGSKDTVVAVIDSGFDLNHPDLVDNIVPGSKTFVPGTTDAMDYNSHGTHVAGTIGANGRMKGIAPEVGLRAYRVFGATGGAQQIWITNAILAAADDDVDVINMSLGGFRTNGQWNYIDPTTGERIKLGGDSADIVAYNRAIRYAVNKGVTVVAAAGNDAQDLSNPAKLTDWYNGYLRSLGYTQYDIQGATINVPAGIPGVISVSATGGGFGTEDRLAFFSNYGNGKIDLAAPGGDVGPDYPTTGKRVAGDHVFLVLSTIPTYIGQSSTAVKAFGEGGYGWKAGTSMATPQVSGVAAAYIDHVFKTTGKKPSPKQVQTHLQQTAEDIGKKGYDAYYGHGLVNAYNALTK from the coding sequence ATGGTTTCTAAAAAAAGAAGTACATTATTCAAAACAGTAACAGGCACGATTACGACGGCACTACTGGCTTCTTCTCTTGCTTTTTCAGGGGCATCTGCCCAAACGACGAACTATGAATTTGGTAGTCAGGATTTTACAATTGCATTTAAATCACAAAGTGTACCTAGTGATTTTAATGCGTTTATGAATAGTTTGGGTGCTAAAGTAGAGACTGAGCTAAACTCAATTGGGGTTGTTCAAGTTGAAGTAGCTGGGAATCCAACAAAATTCTTGAAATCTACTTTATCTCATAAAGAGGTATTAACAGTCACTCCTTCTATTGAAATGCCACTAGATCTGCCAGATGTTGAAGCAGAAGAAATGGGAACAGTGGGAACTGCTATGCCAGAATTACCTACTCTAGCAAAAGAAGACAGTATCTGGGGCACTAGTTACCAGTGGGATATTCAACGTGTAACAAACAATGGGGCAAGTCATGAGATTTCTTCAGGATCTAAAGATACAGTAGTCGCTGTTATTGATAGTGGTTTCGACCTTAATCATCCTGATTTAGTAGATAACATTGTTCCAGGTTCGAAAACGTTTGTACCTGGGACGACTGACGCAATGGATTATAATAGCCATGGTACACACGTGGCAGGAACCATTGGTGCAAACGGACGTATGAAAGGTATTGCACCTGAAGTTGGTTTACGTGCATACCGTGTCTTCGGAGCAACAGGGGGAGCACAGCAAATCTGGATTACGAATGCAATCTTAGCGGCTGCTGATGACGATGTGGATGTTATCAATATGAGTTTAGGTGGTTTTAGAACGAATGGTCAATGGAATTATATTGACCCAACGACTGGTGAGAGAATTAAATTAGGTGGCGACTCTGCTGATATAGTTGCATACAATCGAGCTATTCGTTATGCAGTTAACAAAGGAGTTACAGTTGTAGCTGCTGCAGGTAATGATGCTCAAGATCTGTCTAATCCAGCAAAACTTACTGATTGGTATAATGGTTACCTAAGATCTCTAGGTTATACTCAGTATGACATCCAAGGTGCTACTATTAACGTACCTGCAGGGATTCCTGGAGTAATCTCAGTATCTGCAACAGGTGGTGGCTTTGGAACGGAAGATCGTCTAGCGTTCTTCTCAAACTATGGAAATGGCAAAATTGACTTAGCAGCTCCAGGTGGAGACGTTGGCCCTGACTATCCAACAACTGGGAAACGTGTTGCTGGTGACCATGTATTCTTAGTATTAAGTACAATTCCAACATATATTGGTCAATCTTCAACTGCTGTAAAGGCATTTGGAGAAGGCGGCTACGGCTGGAAAGCAGGAACGTCAATGGCAACACCACAAGTATCTGGTGTAGCGGCAGCTTACATTGACCACGTGTTTAAAACAACAGGTAAGAAACCATCTCCAAAGCAAGTTCAAACACATCTTCAACAAACAGCTGAGGATATTGGTAAAAAAGGTTATGACGCTTACTATGGTCACGGGTTAGTTAATGCTTATAATGCGTTAACAAAATAA
- a CDS encoding diguanylate cyclase, translated as MKKLRLDSLYATLLCIIGVLFFVGNYNLAFSQWELIGVLTAVLLLLNFFNIVLPPSGNSLSMDSAIYLASLFLFGLEVTLSILLVTTIIWFMYYRKIAWWKHLFNFASYSLTIVCTYSIFTLMNGVPGIVDFYTIIPYIFSLATYFLLNVLIYWGYFAIASPSQVTNVIKGAITKAVLKESFTSYFSLLILSLILTILMKESLYFGLLLFTVLSVFLSFAFKNFFDLYKDTEEKSKIDFLTRLYNHGFFKLKLDEMFAENEDYNGFTVALLDIDDFKKYNDTNGHLQGDELLKFFGKFIKEKMSTYPDMISARYGGEEFAILMPNTSVNEAVSILNRIRKEVNDTHFKGVEYLPLGCISFSAGVVEFAKGTYGSSELLRKADKALYFAKAQGKNCVQVYHEGNNVYDNDLYLLKEVEKLEQQLQIFLAKDIYTYQHSKRVFTYATDLSSKLELSNEEKRNLILGALIHDIGKLEIPRDVINKKGKLDSHEWEMMKKHVTWGKEIISSAKKYNELIPLIELHHERFDGKGYPFGLEEENIPKLARILCVIDSFDAMTTERPYQKTKTFGEAIVELRKCAGKQFDPAFVEPFIEMIEEKYPQML; from the coding sequence ATGAAAAAACTGCGATTAGATTCTCTCTACGCAACTTTACTCTGCATAATAGGTGTTCTCTTCTTTGTGGGGAATTATAATCTTGCTTTTTCACAATGGGAATTAATCGGTGTATTAACAGCTGTGCTGCTTTTATTAAACTTTTTTAATATCGTTCTACCTCCATCCGGAAATTCGTTATCAATGGATTCTGCGATTTATCTAGCCAGTCTCTTTTTGTTTGGTTTAGAAGTTACATTAAGCATTTTATTGGTAACAACGATCATCTGGTTTATGTATTACAGAAAAATTGCCTGGTGGAAACACTTATTTAACTTTGCGAGTTATTCGTTAACGATTGTCTGTACCTACTCTATTTTCACACTAATGAATGGAGTACCTGGCATAGTCGATTTTTACACAATTATTCCTTATATCTTTTCACTCGCAACATACTTTTTATTAAATGTCTTAATCTATTGGGGCTATTTTGCGATTGCATCACCTTCTCAAGTGACAAATGTGATTAAAGGTGCAATAACAAAAGCCGTTCTTAAGGAGTCTTTCACGAGCTATTTTAGCTTACTCATATTATCACTAATATTAACTATTTTAATGAAAGAATCACTGTACTTTGGGTTGCTTTTATTTACTGTATTGTCTGTGTTTTTATCCTTTGCATTTAAGAACTTCTTCGATTTATACAAAGATACCGAAGAAAAATCAAAAATTGACTTCTTAACAAGACTTTATAATCATGGCTTTTTTAAACTTAAACTTGATGAAATGTTTGCAGAAAATGAGGATTATAATGGATTTACGGTTGCCCTCTTAGATATAGATGATTTTAAAAAATACAATGATACAAACGGACACTTGCAGGGTGACGAATTACTAAAGTTCTTCGGCAAATTTATAAAAGAAAAAATGTCCACTTATCCGGATATGATTTCTGCACGATATGGTGGCGAGGAATTCGCTATTTTAATGCCAAACACTTCAGTGAATGAGGCAGTCTCCATTTTAAATAGAATACGAAAAGAAGTAAATGATACCCACTTTAAAGGTGTTGAGTATCTTCCACTCGGTTGTATCTCATTTTCGGCTGGTGTTGTCGAGTTTGCAAAAGGAACCTATGGATCTTCTGAACTGTTAAGAAAAGCGGACAAAGCATTATATTTTGCAAAAGCACAAGGGAAGAATTGTGTACAAGTTTATCACGAGGGAAACAATGTATACGATAATGACTTGTATTTGTTAAAAGAAGTAGAAAAGCTCGAGCAACAGCTGCAAATCTTTTTAGCAAAGGATATTTACACTTACCAGCATAGTAAGCGAGTGTTCACCTATGCTACAGACCTTAGCAGCAAACTGGAACTTAGCAATGAGGAAAAACGAAACCTCATCTTAGGGGCTTTGATTCATGACATTGGAAAACTAGAAATCCCTAGGGATGTTATTAATAAAAAAGGTAAGCTAGATTCACATGAGTGGGAAATGATGAAAAAACACGTGACATGGGGGAAAGAAATTATCTCTTCTGCCAAAAAGTACAATGAACTCATTCCGTTAATTGAACTACATCATGAGCGGTTTGATGGAAAAGGATACCCATTTGGTTTGGAGGAAGAGAATATCCCGAAACTTGCTAGGATTTTATGTGTAATCGATTCGTTTGATGCAATGACAACTGAACGTCCTTATCAAAAAACGAAGACCTTTGGTGAGGCGATTGTCGAGCTGAGGAAATGTGCTGGCAAACAATTTGATCCAGCGTTTGTTGAACCATTTATTGAAATGATCGAAGAAAAGTATCCTCAAATGCTATAA
- a CDS encoding DUF5317 domain-containing protein has protein sequence MVYDGIIIALIVALIRGGKITNLSEMNMKMGWVFPILLLFQIIVFSLQNEIDWVGTYSNIAFIFVYIIGLFFLWMNRDLPGFFMIIVGVGLNFIVMLLNGGRMPVSPQAALALDPTYIDALKHSLYAKHELITSSTHLALLGDIIPLSAPYPKEQVISIGDIIMNVGVFIFIQKVLVKRR, from the coding sequence ATGGTTTACGATGGCATTATTATCGCCTTAATTGTGGCCTTGATTCGCGGAGGGAAAATTACTAACCTTTCTGAAATGAATATGAAAATGGGGTGGGTATTCCCAATTCTTTTACTCTTCCAAATTATCGTATTTTCCCTGCAAAATGAAATAGACTGGGTTGGTACCTATAGTAATATAGCGTTTATATTCGTGTACATTATTGGGCTTTTCTTTCTATGGATGAATCGTGACCTTCCTGGATTTTTCATGATCATAGTAGGAGTAGGTTTAAACTTTATCGTGATGTTACTAAATGGTGGCAGGATGCCTGTTTCTCCACAAGCAGCTCTTGCATTAGACCCCACTTATATAGATGCTTTAAAACACAGTCTTTATGCAAAACACGAGTTAATCACGAGCTCCACACACCTTGCTCTTTTAGGAGATATCATCCCACTGTCTGCTCCGTATCCTAAGGAGCAAGTGATTAGTATCGGGGATATCATTATGAATGTGGGTGTTTTTATCTTTATACAAAAAGTATTGGTTAAAAGGAGATAA